The genomic stretch GCCGCGCGCTGGCTGACCCCCCAGCTGGCCGAGTTGGAGCTGCTCACCGGGCACCCCGTGCGCAGCGAGTACAAGATGCCTGGCGAGCCAGACGTGTGGCCCAAGGCGGACGTGATCGCACTGGCCCCGGCCACCTTCAACACCATCAACTCGTGGGCGCTGGGGCTCACCCACGACTTCGTGGTGGGTGTCGTCGCGGAGGGCATCGGCAAGGGCATCCCCATGGTGACGATGCCGTGTGTGAACGCGGCGTACGTGCGGCACACGCGGTTCGAGCGCAGCGTCACCGAACTGCGGGACATGGGCGTCCAGGTGCTGTACGGGGAGAGCGGGTTTGTGCCGAACCTGCCCGGCCAGGGCAAACCCAAGGAGTACCCCTGGCACTTGGTCCTCGACGCGGCGCAGGAACTCTCGCAGTCCTGACCAAGGCCTCCGCGAGCCCGAGCCCCTGCTGCCGAAGCAGCAGGGGCCGCGTGGCTCAGTACTCCAGCAGGACTTCGCTGCCTGACCTGGTCATTGCCGGGTGGCGGGAGTGCAGCGGGGCTTCGAACGTGCGGTGGCGGTCTCACGGAGACCGCCCCTCGATCGTGCGACAACGCCGCAGGTAGCGACAGCGGCGGGCGATTGTCTGGCGTTGGCAGCGCCAGTTCGACCAGCTCAGAGCGTGACGTCGTCCTCGATGTCCGCGCAGGTGCGAGGGCTTGGGAAGACAAGCTCCCAGGAGTCGCCGAACCTCCGCCACTGTGAGCCCGATGGCCCCGACGGTCCCCATCGGTTGCGCCCCCCTTTCCTCGGCATGACGAGCCGTGGCAGCCAGGAATGCGTGCGCGAGCATGGCGAGGGTGACGTGCCGATACCAGCCCACATAACGGCGGACCTCGTACTGATCCAGGCTGCACGTTCCTTGCGGCCTGAAAACACTCCTCGATCGCCCAGCGTGCCCCGGCGACCCGCACCAACTCCCGGACCGTGGTTTCCAGGGGCGCGCAGGCCAGGTAGTAGACGACCTCGTCCGGCCTGCTAATGCTTCGCCGGGCCAATGCCCACCGCATCCGGTGAGGGACCTCTCCCTGGAAATCGAACTCGGCGACGCAAGGCAGCCGCACTGCCACCCAGTGAGATACACGGGGACCCTTCACACCGTCACCGCACGAGATCTTCTTCCATGCCTCGTTGGGTGCTTGCGCGAAGGGGCCGTCGATGCGGGGACAGTCCACGGTGAACTGGGACTTGGAGACGGCCAGCACGTAGCCGACGCCCGACTGCTCCAGCAGCCGGCGGAATCGGTTGTCCTGCCCGTAGGCGGAGTCCGCGGTCATCCAGGCGATGGGCAGCGGCGAGGCCAGGGCCCGCAACACCATGTGTCAGGCCAGTTCGCCCTTGAAGGTGAACTCCCGCTCGTCGGGGACCTTTGCCGCGCGGCAGCGTTCCCGGTCCTTGGTCCAGGACTTGGGGAGGCAGAACTCCCGGTCGACCAGGGCGCGGCCGCGGGCCGAGGTGTAGGCGGCGAAGACGCCGATCTGGCAGTTCTCCGTCCGGCCTGCGGTCCCGGAGTACTGCCGCTGGACCCCGGCGGAGGTGATGCCCTTCTTGATGAAGCGGTCAGGACACCGCTGTCCTCGCCGACCTTGTCGGCGATGTATTGCCGGAAGCGGTGGCCGATGGCCAGGAGGAGTGCATCGAGTTCGCGGTCCCACTGCGCGGCGGCATACTCGGTGATCACTTTGGGAGGCTGTCCCGCCGGTGTCACTACTTGCGGCGTTGCCGCACGATCGAGGGGCGGTCCCCGTCAGAGCACCCCCGCTCGATCGAAGTCCCGCTACACTCCCGCTACCCGGCAAAGGACCAGGTCAGACAGTGAAACGCTGCCCGAGTATTAGGGCGCCGGCGCCCACGACGCGGCATTGAGGCGCCCGTCCCACTGCCTCAGGAATGTCTCCCTTCCGCACTGCCGCCTCCGTCGCGGCCGTGGGCCGGAGCCCGGTGTTATGCGCCGGTGCGGGCTGCCCGTTCGATGCTGGCGGCGAACAGCGGGGTTTCGCGGCGGTTATGGTCTTCGCCCGCGGGTTGACTGCGTTTGATGGCATCCCCGAACGCCACGCCGTGCTCTTCGAGCGCGGCGAGGTACCTGATCGTCGGGTGGGCGGTGACGGCGTTGGTGAACTCGCAGTGGTCGTCGTCGACTTGTCGGACGCTGAGGTCCCAGATCACCTGGGCGTCGTAGCGCCCGAAGGGGGTGAAGAGGTCGGACAGGGAGACCATCCGGCAGTGGTGCGGTCCGGTGATCTCTCCGATGTAGTGCTGGATCATCAGGGTGGGGCCGACCTGCTCGACGTTGATGGACATCGGTTGTCCGTCGTCGCTCACGGTGGAGCCGCAGGCGATGTGGTCTCCCGGGGCGCACCGCCGGTATTCGGCGTTGGGCAGGGCGAACAGCCACTTCGCAATGTCGATCTTGTTCAGTGGGGCGTTGATCGTGGCGGTGAACACGGACTGGGTCACGACCAGGTCTGTGCGGATGTCGGACATGGCTGCCTCCACGGGGCGCGGTCTCGGATGCGCTGTTGAGAGGTGGTCAGGCGGGGTTCTGCGGGAGGGCCTTGACGAATTCGTCGGTGGTGAGAAGGGCGTGGGCGTAGGTGGGGGCGTTGAGTTCGAACGTCGCGTGCATCTCTTCCGGGCGGAAGGAGGCGATGGCGTCCTTGACGAGGGTGACGTGGTAGCCGAGTTCCTGGCCGAAGCGGGCGGTGGTGTCGATGCAGGTGTTGGCCCGCATGCCGATCAGTACGATCCGGGAGATGCCGTGCTGCTTGAGGAGCAGGTCGAGATCGGTGTTGGCGAAGCCGCTGGCGGACCAGTGCTCGTGCACGAGGATCTCGCCCTGCCGCGGCTGGAAGTCGGGGTGGAACGTCCCGCCCCAGGAGCCCTTCTCGAAGATCTTCGCCTTCGCGGTTGCGGCCTGTGAGCCGGACAGGTGGGCCCAGTCGGCGTAGTCGCCGGGCGCGGTGCGGCGGTGCGGGACGAAGAAGGTGCGGATGCCGGCCGCGCGGGTGGCGGCGAGGACCTGGCGCATGTGGTCGAGCAGGCGGACGCTTTCGGCCACCTGCTTCGCGTGCGGCCACAGTTTTCCCCCCTCGGACAGGAAGTCGTTGTAGGGGTCGACCAGGAGCAGAGCGGTGTGGGAGCTGTCGTAGCCGTCGGTGGTCATGTGCTGTACCTCGTATCCGGTGGTGGCACGCCCTGGGTCAGGAACTGATCCGCGTCGGGGTTCCGGTGGGCAGCCAGTGGAAGCGGTTGCGGATGTCGGCGGGGGCTGCGGCGATCCGGCGCTCGATGGCCTCGCGACCCTCGTGGAAGTGGTGCCAGCCCTCGTAGTGGACAGGTATCGCGGTGTGGGGTCGTAGCAGGCGGCACAGGTCCACGGCCTGGGCGGCGGTCATGGTGTACCGGATAGGGCCGTTGATCGGGAAGCGCACGCCGCCGAGGTGCAGCAGCGCGGTGCCCACGCTGAGCCGATCGGCCACGTGCCGCAGGCCGCCGTGCAGGACGGTGTCGCCGGAGATCCACAGAGCGCCGTGCTGCTGGCCTTCCCAGGTGAGGGCGAATCCGGTGACTTGCCCGGTCAGCGGCCGGGACAGAGGC from Streptomyces davaonensis JCM 4913 encodes the following:
- a CDS encoding flavoprotein — its product is MTTDRVLYLFGSAAPPVFDVDRVIQQAQARGFDVCMGLTPTAARWLTPQLAELELLTGHPVRSEYKMPGEPDVWPKADVIALAPATFNTINSWALGLTHDFVVGVVAEGIGKGIPMVTMPCVNAAYVRHTRFERSVTELRDMGVQVLYGESGFVPNLPGQGKPKEYPWHLVLDAAQELSQS
- a CDS encoding cysteine hydrolase family protein, with translation MTTDGYDSSHTALLLVDPYNDFLSEGGKLWPHAKQVAESVRLLDHMRQVLAATRAAGIRTFFVPHRRTAPGDYADWAHLSGSQAATAKAKIFEKGSWGGTFHPDFQPRQGEILVHEHWSASGFANTDLDLLLKQHGISRIVLIGMRANTCIDTTARFGQELGYHVTLVKDAIASFRPEEMHATFELNAPTYAHALLTTDEFVKALPQNPA
- a CDS encoding MBL fold metallo-hydrolase — protein: MSDLRITHIGGPTALIEVGGWRLLTDPTFDPPGQRYTFGWGTSSRKRAGPAITVAELPPIDAVLLSHDHHGDNLDRAGRDVLGTARTVLTTPAGARRLGRNARGLAPWTGTRLQAPGRPTIDVTATPARHGPPLSRPLTGQVTGFALTWEGQQHGALWISGDTVLHGGLRHVADRLSVGTALLHLGGVRFPINGPIRYTMTAAQAVDLCRLLRPHTAIPVHYEGWHHFHEGREAIERRIAAAPADIRNRFHWLPTGTPTRISS